AAAGGATTAATAATGTTAGGTGAAATAGACAAAAGGAGTGTTCCTTTTGTATACCAAGGAATTGAAAGTAGAATTGAAACAAATTACACTAGAAGTTTATTAAAAGATATTGATAAATTATTAAAGAAAAAGATACAAAAAAGTGGTATAAGAGATTTGAAAGTGATTGAAAAAGAAATAGAGAAAATGATTGGTAATAGTATAAAAAAATTTGGTGCAAAAGCTTTTTCTGTTAATATTGAAAGAATTAAAAATGATAATTATGTTGAATTTAGACATATTGGAGGTAAAGTAGATAGAAAATTAGTGATAGACAAACTTATGTATTTGTCATATATATCATATTTAATGACAACAAATTATAAGCAACAAGATTATTATAAGAAACTTTATAAATATATTTTTGATTAATTATTTGTAAATTATTATAGCATAGCAAGAATAGATGATTTTGAAAGTTTAGTTTTTTGATTTATCCTACTAACGATTTTTTGAAATAATACCTAATAATAGTTATTATAATTCCAATTTAAGTTTAATATTAACTGATAGGTGTACCACATCTCCTTTCACAACGGCAGATTTGTATTGTTTTTCTTTGGCTTTAGCTTTGGTTTCTGTTTTTCCCTTTTGTTTATTTTTCGGCGAATTTTATTTTTAATAAAAATTAATGGCATTATTTTTGAGAAATTCCATAAAAATATTTTATCATGGAAACGAAAAAAATATTTACGTTAATTTAGACAAAAAAAGAATCTTGTTTTTCGAAATAGGATTAGTCGTAATACTATTTTTAGTACTTGTTGCATTTGAATGGGAAATATTACCAGAAGAAAATAATTTTTTTAGCAATAACGATGTAACCATTATTTACGAAGATATAATTCAAACAACACAAAACGAACCTCAAAAGCCTAAAATAATTCCTCCCCTTCCACAAGTTGACATAATGAAAATAGTTGATAATTCAAAAAAACTAGAAACGGAATATAAAATTGATGACACAGAAGCAAACGATTCTACTAAAATAATTGTCAATCCAATACCTGAAGTCGAAGACACTATGGTTTATGATTCTTGGAAAGTAGAAAAAATGCCAAAATTTGTTGGTGGAGATGAAGCTCTCTACAAATGGATTCAAGACAACATTAAATATCCTAAAGAATTAAAAGAAATTGGAATCGAAGGAATAGTAGGTATTCAATTTGTTGTTGATAAAGATGGGAAAGTAAAAAATATTGAAATTATTAGAAGTTTAGACCCTGATTTAGATAAATATGTTTTAAATAAAATATCCGAAATGCCTAATTGGGAACCAGGATTTAAAGATAGTAAGTATGTTGCTGTCAAATACGCTTTACCAATAAAATTTAAGCTATATTAATTTTCTTAGCTTTTTTGTTTGATGTGTCGTAAATTGAAAATTTAACATCATTATATAAAGATGAAATTTCACCAAAATATTTTTTAATAGTTTTGACATTTCCAGAATCATCATCAGAAAATCCTATTCTTGTTTCACCATCTATTATATTTGCATACTTTTTAACTTTATTAATAAATTCATTCAATGCTTTTAATTTTGATTGTTCTGGTGATGCAGAATCAGAAGTAATTTTATATTTATTTATAAAACTTGGTGATGATATTCCTACAAAATCACAATTGTCTAAATATCCACTAACCAGTGTTTTAAAAGTGTTCTGTCTTAAAATATCAAAATTCTGAACAAACAAATCTTGAAACGCAGTTAAATTAGCACCCATTTCAGTTCTTTCTTCTTTATTCATTGCATTCCATATAATC
This Ignavibacteria bacterium DNA region includes the following protein-coding sequences:
- a CDS encoding energy transducer TonB; translated protein: MALFLRNSIKIFYHGNEKNIYVNLDKKRILFFEIGLVVILFLVLVAFEWEILPEENNFFSNNDVTIIYEDIIQTTQNEPQKPKIIPPLPQVDIMKIVDNSKKLETEYKIDDTEANDSTKIIVNPIPEVEDTMVYDSWKVEKMPKFVGGDEALYKWIQDNIKYPKELKEIGIEGIVGIQFVVDKDGKVKNIEIIRSLDPDLDKYVLNKISEMPNWEPGFKDSKYVAVKYALPIKFKLY